Proteins encoded in a region of the Paenibacillus sp. W2I17 genome:
- a CDS encoding ATP-binding protein — protein MKPITYKKIPRYVVLSILFLTILLGFRWIWSETFTIPAHPEPIEGLLDLRGWDLANTSPISLDGEWEFYPQTLISNRDAKIADNPSTRIQVPGDWRNALPQSSSSFGYGTYRLRILLDPSVEEVSLWAQKIQTSSIIEMNGTIVAEFGQPATHAEAYRPERTAFTTSYVLDGSTELNLLVQTANFDDPYSGGITRSLYFGSPEAIGSERGLSIDLQKITFAILILHSLYAFVMFLFIRKERALLTFSMLTLVAALTVASDHDNLLLSWIPLNFTWIVKAKALSYPLFAFFLLQMARSFSHSLQGRKLFRIYASVLGVYCLFLLVAPVTLIYHVLEIGLSDFLYLFAIGWSVYLFFRMAAEKRSDASFLLFAATSSLSSVLWGIVNSHSEITNVYYPIDVIAAMFGFSAYWFRKYFRNSSEIEKLYEQLKEEDRQKDQFLVNTAHELRTPLHGIINIAESIAVRERRKSGGQQAEDMKLLVTIGRRMSQLVDDLLDVIRLKEKRITLQKKPLSLASVIPGVIGMFRFMAEGKPIHMQVDIPESLPLIQADERRLVQVLYNLLHNALKFTDEGKITVSVREHGESILIQVSDTGVGISEEIQQRIFEAYEQGTPEARLSGGIGLGLNISRQLTELHGGQLTVQSVPGKGSIFQISLPREDTASLSDQTEQQWDAHSFDEIAIAEPQQQTVSQDKTAARILAVDDDPVNLRVLISMLANEPYHIQPAASALEALELLDKGPWDLLIADVMMPHMSGYELTENVRKRYSVSELPILLLTARNEPADVYAGFMAGATDYVTKPVDAVELRHRIGSLIVLKQSIDERLRMEAAYLQAQIQPHFLFNTLNSIMVLSEMDTERMQKLGDAFIEYLQTSFHFVNSEKMVEVTHELDLSRAYLYIEKERFMHRLNVIWDIPDDLDLSLPPLTIQPLIENAVRHGILSKVEGGTVHIRIINQTASTLIEIEDDGVGMQPEQIERALAWPKKGPGGTGGIGLTNTHRRLTQMYGQGLTIVSSPGQGTKVSFVIPLDRSMRA, from the coding sequence ATGAAACCAATAACCTATAAAAAGATACCCCGATATGTAGTGCTGTCGATTCTATTCCTGACTATTTTGCTTGGCTTTCGCTGGATATGGTCCGAGACTTTCACTATACCCGCACATCCTGAACCCATTGAAGGCTTATTAGACCTTCGAGGCTGGGACCTCGCCAACACTTCACCCATATCCCTGGATGGAGAATGGGAGTTTTATCCCCAGACGTTAATCTCTAATCGTGACGCGAAAATAGCAGATAACCCATCCACACGGATTCAAGTTCCTGGTGACTGGCGTAATGCATTACCACAATCCTCATCGTCGTTCGGATATGGAACGTACCGTCTTCGCATACTTTTAGATCCATCTGTGGAGGAAGTCTCTCTCTGGGCTCAGAAAATCCAGACATCATCGATTATCGAGATGAACGGGACCATTGTTGCCGAATTCGGCCAACCTGCCACTCATGCCGAAGCCTATCGACCAGAAAGGACTGCATTTACGACTTCCTATGTGCTTGACGGTTCTACCGAACTCAATCTTTTGGTGCAAACAGCCAATTTTGACGATCCTTATAGCGGAGGGATCACACGCTCTCTCTATTTTGGTTCTCCAGAAGCCATTGGCAGTGAACGAGGATTGTCTATTGATTTGCAAAAGATCACGTTCGCCATACTGATTTTGCACAGCCTATACGCTTTTGTCATGTTTCTGTTTATCCGAAAGGAACGAGCTCTGCTGACGTTCTCGATGCTAACACTGGTAGCTGCCCTAACGGTCGCTTCCGACCATGACAATCTGTTATTGAGTTGGATTCCACTCAATTTCACTTGGATCGTTAAGGCCAAAGCGTTATCCTATCCGTTGTTCGCATTCTTTCTTTTACAGATGGCTAGAAGCTTCTCCCATAGTCTACAAGGGCGTAAACTGTTCCGTATCTATGCCAGCGTGCTTGGCGTTTACTGTTTATTTTTGCTCGTCGCACCAGTGACCCTGATCTATCATGTACTTGAGATTGGGCTTTCTGATTTCCTCTATCTGTTTGCCATCGGTTGGTCTGTGTACCTATTCTTCCGAATGGCAGCCGAGAAACGAAGCGACGCAAGCTTTTTGCTCTTTGCGGCTACTAGCAGCCTATCAAGCGTATTATGGGGAATTGTGAACTCACATAGCGAAATTACCAACGTGTATTATCCGATCGATGTGATCGCGGCCATGTTTGGCTTCTCCGCCTATTGGTTCAGAAAATACTTCCGCAATTCAAGTGAGATCGAGAAGTTGTACGAACAGCTCAAAGAAGAGGATCGCCAGAAGGATCAGTTTCTTGTGAATACGGCTCATGAATTGCGTACACCGCTGCACGGGATCATCAATATCGCCGAGAGTATCGCGGTTCGTGAACGTCGTAAATCAGGTGGGCAGCAGGCAGAAGACATGAAGCTGTTAGTTACCATCGGCCGACGCATGTCCCAACTGGTTGATGATCTCCTTGATGTCATTCGTTTGAAGGAAAAACGCATTACGCTTCAGAAGAAACCTTTATCTCTTGCATCTGTCATTCCAGGCGTGATCGGTATGTTCCGATTCATGGCAGAGGGCAAGCCCATCCATATGCAGGTGGATATTCCAGAATCACTGCCGTTGATTCAAGCGGATGAGAGAAGACTTGTTCAGGTGCTCTACAACCTGTTGCATAATGCACTGAAATTTACCGATGAGGGTAAGATTACCGTATCTGTCCGGGAACATGGAGAGAGCATATTAATTCAAGTCTCAGATACAGGGGTTGGTATAAGTGAAGAGATACAACAGCGAATATTCGAGGCGTATGAACAGGGCACCCCAGAGGCTCGTTTAAGCGGAGGAATCGGCCTCGGTCTCAATATCAGCAGGCAGCTCACAGAACTCCATGGCGGCCAACTCACCGTGCAATCCGTACCCGGGAAAGGATCGATCTTCCAGATTTCGCTTCCACGGGAAGACACCGCATCGCTATCGGACCAGACTGAGCAGCAATGGGACGCTCACAGCTTCGATGAAATTGCGATTGCAGAGCCGCAGCAGCAGACCGTTTCTCAAGATAAGACTGCCGCAAGAATTCTTGCCGTCGATGATGATCCTGTAAACCTGCGAGTACTGATCTCCATGCTTGCGAATGAACCTTACCATATTCAACCTGCAGCCTCGGCGCTTGAAGCACTTGAATTGCTGGATAAGGGGCCTTGGGACTTACTGATTGCCGATGTCATGATGCCTCATATGTCCGGTTATGAACTGACCGAGAACGTACGCAAGCGTTATTCGGTATCGGAGCTTCCCATCCTGTTGTTGACGGCCCGTAACGAACCAGCGGATGTATACGCCGGATTCATGGCAGGTGCTACGGACTATGTCACCAAGCCCGTGGATGCCGTTGAATTAAGGCATCGCATCGGGTCTCTGATCGTACTGAAACAATCTATTGATGAGCGACTGCGCATGGAGGCTGCTTACTTACAAGCACAGATTCAGCCCCATTTTCTTTTTAATACGCTCAATTCAATTATGGTTCTTAGTGAGATGGACACGGAGCGAATGCAGAAACTGGGTGATGCTTTTATCGAGTATCTTCAGACTAGCTTTCATTTTGTTAATTCGGAGAAAATGGTTGAGGTCACTCATGAGTTGGATCTCTCCCGCGCCTATCTTTACATTGAGAAAGAAAGATTTATGCATCGGTTGAACGTCATCTGGGATATTCCCGATGATCTTGATCTATCCTTGCCGCCACTCACCATTCAACCGCTCATTGAGAATGCTGTTCGACATGGTATTCTCAGCAAAGTGGAGGGTGGAACCGTGCATATCCGAATCATCAACCAAACAGCGTCCACCTTGATTGAGATCGAGGATGACGGTGTGGGGATGCAGCCCGAGCAGATCGAACGAGCACTGGCATGGCCCAAGAAAGGTCCAGGCGGTACCGGAGGCATTGGATTAACCAATACACATCGCCGGTTGACCCAGATGTACGGACAAGGTTTGACCATCGTCAGCTCGCCGGGCCAAGGTACGAAAGTTTCCTTTGTCATCCCTTTGGACCGCAGCATGAGAGCCTGA
- a CDS encoding response regulator → MRVILVDDEYLALSRLNKLLQEREDCEVIGSFLTAQEAIDQIEIHLPEIVFMDVQMPGMNGIEATERIHEVSPGTEVIFTTAYNEHALTAYGLEVLDYIMKPVTRDRLEKTMKMYQRRTVSASLNIAEGPSMLIRCLGMLQVQVHPNEPPKHMKFRTTKIRELFAYLLHHRNKPIKRDTLLELLWPELDERRGISNLHSGIHRLRSMMNEFMGEDKMVIRYQQFGYLLETGEFRVDVEEWESRLNRVPLLSSSTIAEHRQTSDQYEGKYYSEDDYVWAELERERLHALWRNHAMQLAQYYIELGQDTEALTVYHRVQQFEPSLEQVGLALMKTYDRLGNKDPVIAQYNQLVTTLEQEAGIRPGLEVELWYQQWKQSNI, encoded by the coding sequence ATGAGAGTGATTTTGGTAGATGATGAATATCTCGCTCTGAGCAGGTTGAACAAACTGTTGCAAGAGAGAGAGGATTGCGAAGTTATCGGCTCTTTTCTGACGGCACAGGAAGCCATAGATCAGATCGAAATTCATCTGCCGGAAATCGTCTTCATGGACGTTCAAATGCCGGGGATGAACGGGATCGAGGCGACCGAACGTATCCATGAGGTTTCTCCTGGAACAGAAGTTATTTTCACAACCGCATATAACGAACATGCACTGACGGCTTATGGGCTTGAAGTGCTGGACTATATTATGAAGCCTGTAACGCGTGACCGTTTGGAAAAAACGATGAAGATGTATCAACGCCGAACGGTGTCAGCAAGTCTGAATATAGCAGAAGGGCCATCCATGTTGATCCGTTGTCTGGGGATGCTCCAAGTCCAAGTGCACCCAAATGAGCCGCCAAAACATATGAAGTTCAGAACAACCAAGATTAGAGAGTTATTCGCCTATTTGCTTCACCATCGAAACAAACCGATTAAGCGGGATACGTTACTTGAACTGTTGTGGCCAGAGTTGGATGAGCGGAGAGGTATATCCAATCTGCACAGTGGCATCCATCGCTTACGCAGTATGATGAACGAATTCATGGGCGAGGACAAGATGGTCATTCGTTATCAACAGTTTGGATATCTATTGGAAACAGGAGAGTTCAGGGTTGATGTGGAAGAATGGGAAAGTCGTCTTAACCGAGTGCCTCTATTATCTTCGTCTACAATAGCTGAACATCGGCAAACCTCAGATCAATATGAAGGCAAATATTATAGCGAAGACGATTATGTATGGGCTGAGTTGGAGCGCGAGCGATTGCATGCACTCTGGCGTAACCACGCCATGCAACTCGCACAATATTACATCGAACTGGGACAGGATACGGAAGCACTCACGGTATATCACCGGGTACAGCAATTCGAGCCATCATTGGAGCAAGTCGGATTGGCCTTAATGAAGACCTATGATCGATTAGGCAATAAAGATCCTGTAATCGCACAATATAATCAGTTGGTCACTACGTTAGAACAAGAGGCAGGCATACGTCCTGGCTTGGAAGTTGAGTTGTGGTACCAGCAATGGAAACAATCAAATATTTAA
- a CDS encoding S-layer homology domain-containing protein gives MYTAEIRKKSWQRISMLVLSFILAIGTLPMSLAQAEATNENPVGPGGIGAPALWLRPERVNGVASGEKVSIWEDQGSKLNNATQSTEANQPTYWDDKNHNINFNPVLEYNGKSSFMNLDVSKLPQGKSPRSIITVSRTNKTGGLNYIISWGVQTGGYTGMGMLQVDARGGLTTFNSDSNQTLYTPDKFMGMTFPTELFVTWTGGDTGTNIARLYSKMKQVQELGGWGKDNAKAWNTGNSDGAVVGKLIPATAANSGHWEGTIEEIIVFDHALTDAERQKVSTYLAIKYGYTLDQATANSYVDSNMATIWDAQENAVYTHRVTSIGRDDQSGLMQKQAKAQELGSIMTIALGNSIEDTNSANENEFSKDSSFFTFGDNGASTEFKTPITKDGKKLLGMERVYKVQKANWTESQITLQVDEAGANPALPQYVVISDDAQFDGQDSFHLIENGQVTLNTSNFGPNSYFTIATAATPLTVPDVTLTDDELTWEAVAHADKYEVTIELEDGTKRTVEVIGTALNLSQLVPSLEVGTYKVTVTAKTDSPAYADSEASNTKSYVVIDKAKLKAKADEIKDKIETGELDKEEYTPASWVALEDAMNEAERVLNEPTATQAQVDKALLDLTDARTGLIPTTSVPVVDKSALQAKVTEITGESLEESAYTPASWVALEDAMNEAERVLADSTVTQAQVDEALLGLTNARTGLTKVSGTDTSTLQTLIPSVGSLSPAFDPAKDTYTISVPNSVYQFQLTPTALDPLAKIEIAVGDGEWNEVSSGTVSENLPLQVGGNKIVVRVTDSLGNVTEYKINVTRASNDNGNNSGGNNGGGGNTGGNSGSTPAPTPAPVPTPTPAPVKDNLETTRDGSHQPFATSKPSDNKETLVQVDPAKLNVAMSQGTGQQFAIHSPNDWDMKVDGLTLETLKQLVDQGSKLNISNPLAIYPVPGGKMDLNGVSKQLGNVAMKDVAVRVDIARSSDALISSAKSKAATEGYELLVSPVDLDLTFTKDGQTVRSGQLNGYAPKYIALPEGIDPNRITTGVIINPDGSIFHVPTVVTKINSRYYALINDLRSSGSYSVIWNPQDFEDARSHWGKTDVNNIAARLDLKGNGDNTFSPNRQVTRSEFAEIVVLGLGLMRQDAPQNLFPDVNESAWFRSAVALANEFGIVRGYDNGNFYGNQEITREQGFAMVARAYRLIEPEAAISPDQMNSELERYSDAADVSNWAKEDVAQLIAAGIIQGNGPEVLSPKTTMTRAEVTALIARMLKVTNLIDQ, from the coding sequence ATGTACACAGCAGAAATCCGGAAGAAATCATGGCAAAGAATTTCCATGCTGGTTCTTTCCTTTATTCTGGCGATTGGAACGTTGCCCATGAGTTTGGCTCAAGCGGAGGCGACTAACGAGAATCCTGTGGGTCCGGGTGGAATTGGTGCCCCTGCACTATGGCTACGACCAGAGCGGGTAAACGGAGTTGCCAGCGGCGAAAAGGTGAGTATCTGGGAAGATCAAGGCAGTAAACTAAACAATGCAACTCAAAGTACGGAAGCGAATCAACCGACCTATTGGGATGATAAAAATCACAATATCAATTTCAATCCGGTATTGGAATATAACGGCAAGAGTAGTTTTATGAATCTGGATGTAAGTAAGCTTCCTCAAGGGAAGAGCCCCAGATCGATCATTACCGTGAGTAGAACCAATAAAACGGGAGGCCTCAATTATATTATTTCATGGGGAGTACAAACGGGTGGTTATACGGGTATGGGGATGCTTCAAGTTGACGCAAGGGGCGGCTTGACGACATTTAATAGTGACAGTAATCAGACTTTATACACTCCCGACAAGTTTATGGGAATGACATTCCCGACCGAGCTATTTGTTACTTGGACAGGTGGGGATACTGGAACGAATATAGCTAGATTGTACAGTAAAATGAAGCAGGTACAGGAACTGGGTGGTTGGGGAAAAGATAATGCTAAGGCGTGGAATACTGGTAACTCGGACGGAGCCGTAGTTGGTAAGCTAATTCCGGCAACTGCGGCCAATAGTGGGCATTGGGAGGGTACGATTGAAGAAATCATCGTATTTGACCATGCTCTGACGGACGCAGAACGCCAAAAAGTCAGCACATATTTGGCGATCAAATATGGTTACACGCTTGATCAGGCGACAGCCAATTCATATGTCGATTCAAACATGGCTACGATCTGGGATGCCCAGGAGAACGCAGTCTATACCCATCGCGTTACAAGCATCGGTCGAGATGACCAGAGCGGTTTGATGCAGAAACAAGCCAAAGCGCAGGAACTGGGGTCCATAATGACAATTGCATTGGGCAACAGTATCGAGGATACCAATTCTGCAAATGAAAATGAATTCTCAAAGGATTCTTCTTTCTTTACGTTTGGTGACAATGGAGCAAGTACTGAATTCAAAACACCAATTACGAAAGATGGGAAAAAACTGCTTGGGATGGAGCGTGTCTACAAGGTACAGAAAGCAAACTGGACTGAATCACAGATTACACTTCAGGTAGACGAAGCGGGAGCTAACCCGGCTTTGCCTCAATATGTTGTGATCAGCGATGATGCTCAATTTGATGGACAAGACTCATTCCATTTAATTGAGAACGGCCAAGTAACTCTTAATACCTCAAATTTTGGTCCGAACTCTTACTTTACCATTGCAACTGCTGCTACTCCTTTGACGGTACCAGACGTCACACTGACCGACGATGAGTTGACATGGGAAGCAGTTGCGCATGCAGACAAATATGAAGTAACAATCGAACTGGAAGACGGCACGAAGCGGACGGTGGAAGTAATCGGAACGGCGCTTAACCTGTCGCAATTGGTACCATCGCTAGAAGTTGGCACCTACAAAGTGACAGTAACAGCGAAGACGGACAGTCCAGCCTATGCAGATTCAGAAGCATCAAATACGAAAAGTTATGTTGTTATTGATAAGGCGAAGTTGAAAGCCAAAGCCGATGAGATTAAGGATAAGATCGAAACAGGCGAACTGGACAAAGAGGAGTACACACCAGCGAGTTGGGTAGCACTCGAAGATGCGATGAATGAAGCAGAGCGAGTGTTGAATGAACCGACAGCGACTCAAGCGCAGGTAGATAAGGCGCTTTTGGATCTGACTGATGCAAGAACGGGCCTAATCCCTACAACATCTGTACCAGTTGTAGATAAATCAGCTTTACAAGCGAAAGTAACTGAAATTACAGGTGAAAGCTTGGAAGAGTCAGCGTACACACCAGCGAGTTGGGTAGCACTCGAAGATGCGATGAATGAAGCAGAGCGAGTGCTGGCTGATTCGACAGTAACTCAAGCGCAGGTAGATGAGGCGCTTCTGGGTCTAACTAATGCGAGAACGGGACTTACGAAAGTGAGTGGTACTGACACATCAACACTGCAAACACTGATCCCTTCCGTGGGAAGCTTATCCCCGGCCTTTGATCCGGCTAAAGATACGTACACCATCTCTGTGCCGAATAGCGTATATCAATTCCAGCTAACGCCAACGGCACTTGATCCACTTGCTAAGATTGAAATAGCTGTTGGAGATGGAGAATGGAACGAGGTTTCAAGTGGCACTGTAAGTGAGAATCTACCGCTTCAAGTCGGTGGAAATAAGATCGTTGTTAGAGTAACGGATTCACTTGGAAATGTTACGGAGTATAAAATCAACGTGACTAGAGCATCCAATGACAATGGTAACAACAGTGGAGGCAACAATGGCGGCGGTGGAAATACGGGAGGTAACAGTGGAAGCACACCAGCACCTACACCTGCGCCAGTACCAACGCCAACTCCGGCACCCGTGAAGGATAATTTGGAAACAACTCGGGATGGTAGCCATCAACCATTCGCTACATCCAAACCATCTGACAACAAAGAAACGTTGGTTCAAGTTGATCCAGCCAAGCTGAATGTTGCCATGTCACAAGGCACAGGACAGCAGTTCGCCATTCATTCACCGAATGATTGGGATATGAAGGTGGATGGTTTAACCCTCGAAACACTGAAACAATTAGTAGATCAAGGTTCCAAATTGAACATTAGCAATCCGTTAGCGATCTATCCGGTACCTGGTGGCAAAATGGACCTGAATGGTGTATCCAAACAGCTGGGTAATGTGGCCATGAAAGATGTTGCTGTACGAGTCGACATTGCCCGCTCATCGGACGCTTTGATCAGTAGCGCAAAAAGCAAGGCTGCAACGGAAGGGTACGAGCTGTTGGTGAGTCCAGTCGATCTGGATCTCACCTTTACGAAAGATGGACAAACGGTTCGATCCGGGCAACTGAACGGTTATGCACCGAAGTATATTGCGCTTCCGGAAGGTATCGATCCGAACCGGATTACAACAGGCGTGATCATCAACCCGGACGGTAGCATTTTCCATGTACCAACGGTTGTCACTAAGATCAATAGTCGTTACTACGCGCTTATTAATGACTTGCGTAGCAGCGGAAGCTATTCGGTCATCTGGAACCCGCAGGATTTTGAAGATGCCAGATCCCATTGGGGTAAAACCGATGTGAACAACATCGCTGCGAGATTAGATCTGAAAGGTAACGGAGATAACACATTCTCACCGAACCGTCAGGTTACTCGTTCCGAGTTTGCCGAGATTGTTGTGCTTGGACTGGGCTTAATGCGTCAGGATGCACCACAGAATCTATTCCCTGACGTTAACGAATCCGCATGGTTCCGCTCCGCGGTAGCCCTTGCGAATGAATTCGGTATCGTTCGCGGTTACGATAATGGCAACTTCTACGGTAATCAGGAGATCACACGTGAGCAGGGATTTGCCATGGTTGCTCGTGCGTATCGTCTGATTGAACCGGAAGCGGCAATTAGCCCGGATCAGATGAACTCTGAACTGGAACGTTACAGTGATGCAGCGGATGTATCAAATTGGGCGAAAGAAGATGTAGCCCAGTTGATTGCAGCCGGAATCATCCAAGGTAACGGGCCAGAGGTGCTGAGTCCGAAGACCACGATGACCCGTGCTGAGGTCACTGCATTGATTGCAAGAATGTTAAAAGTAACAAACTTGATTGATCAATAA